GGCGCGGGGCCCCGCGCCGCGGCGGCGGATGGTCTCGCGGGTGCCGCGCGCCGCGTCGGCGCCGTAGAGGGCCCAGGCGATGGCCTCGAGCAGGGTGGTCTTCCCCGCCCCGTTGGGGCCGATGATGCCCGTGAGCCCGGCCCCGAGGACGAGTTCGGTGTCCTCGTGCTGGCGGAAGTTGAGCAGGCGCAGGCGCTCGATCTGCATCAGCCCTCCGCCCACTCCCGCTCGACCTGCGCCATCATCTCCACCCCGGCCCGGACGAAGGCCTCGCGGTCGACCTCGCCGGGCAGCAGCCGGCGGCCGAGGTAGTCCTCCACGATCTCGGGGAGGGTCTGGCGACGGCCCGGGGCGCCCACACCCACCTCGCGATGGGACTCGGGCCGCCGCAGGTCCAGCTGGTAGTGCAGCGCGGCCGCCTTGTAGCCTCGGATGGCCGAGTAGTTGAGCTCCCGCCCGGTGTGCCGCGGGATGTTGCGCACCACCTGGCGGAGCACCTGGTCGGCATAGCCGCCGGGCACCGCCTCGAGCGCGCGGGACAGCTCGGCATCGATCTCCGCCCCGGTCCGGCCGGCGCCGTCGATGGCCGGGAGGTCGAGCACCCGCCGGGCCAGCGGCACTGGCCGCCGCTCGACGGCGCCGCTCTCCAGGTCCACCAGCAGCCAGCCCTTGCCGGGAATGCGCTGGTCCCGCTCGTCAGCGAGCTCGCCCCAGGGGTTGGGGCTCACGTACTCGAGCGCGCCGCTGTACCAGACCCGCGGCGCCACCTCGCGCTGCACGTGATAGTGGCCCAGCGCCACGTAGCTCCAGCCGCCGCGCGCCAGCTCGTCGCGGGCCAGCAGCGCGCCGCCGTACTCGGCGGAGGAGCGGTCGGAGGGGAAGATGCCCTCCACCTCGCCGTGGAGCATCAGGACCTGGTGCGGCTCGCCGCCCTCCCGCTGCAGCACCGGGCGCTCGCCGGTGATCAGCGCCATGTGGGGCACGGCGAGCACGGACAGGCCGAGCCGCGGCCAGGCGAGCCGCCGCGGCTCATCGGCCACCACGTCGGCGCCCAGGCTCTCGAACAGGCCCAGGATGGAGC
The Gemmatimonadota bacterium DNA segment above includes these coding regions:
- a CDS encoding exonuclease SbcCD subunit D, giving the protein MKIAHLADLHLGFRQFHRQTATGLNQREADVAHAFRRAVDQVIDARPAAIVVAGDLFHSVRPTNHSILFAFQQFHRLREALPEAPLVLIAGNHDTPRSTETGSILGLFESLGADVVADEPRRLAWPRLGLSVLAVPHMALITGERPVLQREGGEPHQVLMLHGEVEGIFPSDRSSAEYGGALLARDELARGGWSYVALGHYHVQREVAPRVWYSGALEYVSPNPWGELADERDQRIPGKGWLLVDLESGAVERRPVPLARRVLDLPAIDGAGRTGAEIDAELSRALEAVPGGYADQVLRQVVRNIPRHTGRELNYSAIRGYKAAALHYQLDLRRPESHREVGVGAPGRRQTLPEIVEDYLGRRLLPGEVDREAFVRAGVEMMAQVEREWAEG